The genomic stretch GTGCTTTTGACGCTGACCAAGCCGATGCGCGGCGAAATCATCAAGCGCATGGTGACGATGGCCAATGTTCCGGATGCCGCCGCCAGGATCGTCGAGAACCGGCTGCGCACCAGCGTGCTGGCGGAGACGTCGACCAAAGACACCTCGGCGGGACAGGCGCGCGTCGCAAGCGTGCTCAACGAATTGGACAAGCCGCTGCTTGAAGAGGTCATGCAGGATCTAGAAGCCGCAGGCACGCCCGACCTCGACGGTGTGCGGGCACGGCTTTTCGCTTTCGACGACCTGCCGCTGCTCACCCAGAAGGCGCGCGTGCTTTTGTTCGACGGACTGTCGACCGAGCTTGTCACGCTGGCGCTGCGCGGCACCTCGGCGGCGCTCGCCGAAGCGGTGCTGTCGGCGATCGGCGCGCGGTCGCGGCGCATGATCGAAGCCGAACTCGGTCAGGGGTCGGATGGAGTGCCTGCCGCCGACATCGCGACGGCGCGCAAGACCATCGTGTCGACGACGATCCGGCTATCGCGCGAAGGCGCGTTCGAACTTCCCTCGACGCAGGACGCCGCCTAAGGCATGTCCGACGCCACCGACAAGGACTCCAAAACCGAAGAGGCGACGGAAAAGAAAGTCCGCGACACCATCGAACAGGGCAAACTGCCCCATTCGCGGGAAACCGCGATCCTTGCCTCCTTCGTCGCCATACTGGTTTTCACCGTCTTCTATGCCAAGGACGCGATCATCGACCTCGGCATGTTCCTGTCGATGTTCCTCGAGAAGCCAGAGGCCTGGCCGATGGACACCGAGACCGATGTCATCGCGCTCTACAAGCTCGTCGTGCTCGAAGTGGGCCGCGCCCTTGTCAGCCTGCTGGTGCTTTTGACCGTTGCCGGCATCGGCGCCTCGGTGCTGCAGAACATGCCGCAATTCGTCGGCGAGCGGATCAGGCCGCAGCTTTCGCGCATTTCGATCACCAAGGGCTGGAGCCGGATGTTCGGCGCCCAGGGCTGGGTCGAATTCCTGAAATCCCTGGCAAAGGTCGGCTTCGC from Mesorhizobium sp. NZP2077 encodes the following:
- a CDS encoding flagellar motor switch protein FliG — translated: MTPLMSLTRAQKAAAILVAMGKPSASRLLKFFKQEELKALIEGARLLRTIPQSDLERIVAEFEAEFTEGAGLLDSADRMDTILNESLSPEEMSAIMGDKRFEVAPEGPPPIWPELEKLEPARLGTFLAGEHPQTAAMVLSKLAPQTAAGVLLTLTKPMRGEIIKRMVTMANVPDAAARIVENRLRTSVLAETSTKDTSAGQARVASVLNELDKPLLEEVMQDLEAAGTPDLDGVRARLFAFDDLPLLTQKARVLLFDGLSTELVTLALRGTSAALAEAVLSAIGARSRRMIEAELGQGSDGVPAADIATARKTIVSTTIRLSREGAFELPSTQDAA